The genomic window GCGGTCGCTGCCGTCCAGGATGTCGTCGTGGATCAGCGCGAAGGCGTGGAAGAGCTCCAGCGCCGCCGCCGCGCCCACGATCGATGGCCCGTCCGGCCCGCCGAAACCCCGCCAACCCCAGTAGCAGAAGAGGGGCCGCAGCCGCTTGCCGCCGGCCAGGACGAACCGGTGCAGGGCGGCGTGCACGACCCCCGGAACGGCGTCCGACCGACCCGGCCCCTGCCGGTGCAGGAACGCCGCGAGCTCCGCGTCGAAACGCTCCCGCAGCAGGGTCGGGTCGGTCGGTACGACGGTTACGGTCATGGGGCCTCCCGGGCCAGTCCGGCGAGCTGGAGCAGCAGCGCCTTCACGTCGGTCGCCGCCAGCCGGTCGCGGGCGACGGACGGGTCCGAGCAGAGCAGCACCGGCCCGTCCGCCGGGTCGGCGGGCAGCCGGCCGTGCGAGCCGCGGACCGCCCGGGCGCCGGCGTCCAGCCCGACCACGCTCATCAGGTAGCGCAGGCCGAGCTTCTTGCGGGCCAGCGCCACCGCCGCCCGGCGCTTCGCGGCGGCCGGCGCCGCCGGGTCGAAGAACAACTCGGCGGGGTCGTACCCGGGCTTGCGGTGGATCTCGACCAGCCGGGCGAAGTCGGGAGCGCGGGCGTCGTCGAGCCAGTAGTAGTAGGTGAACCAGGCGTCCGGCTCGGCCACCAGCACCAGCTCGCCGGAGCGGGCGTGGTCCAGCCCGTACCCGGCCTGGCCGTCGGCGTCGAGCACCTCGGCCACCCCGGGCAGCCCGGCGCAGAGCTTCGCCACCGCCGGCACGTCGGCCGGGTCCCGGACGTAGACGTGCGCGACCTGGTGGTCGGCGACCGCGAAGGCCCGGGACGTCCACGGGTCGAGGTACTCCATGCCGGCCTGGGTGTAGACCCGCAGCAGCCCCTCGGCGCGCAGCAGCCGGTTGACGTCCACCGGCCGGGAGACGTCGGTGATGCCGTACTCCGACAGCGCCACCACCGTGGCGTCCTTCGCCCGGGCGGCGTCCAGCAGCGGGGCGAGCACCGCGTCCAGCTCGGCCGCCGCCGCGGCGGCCCGCGGCGAGTTCGGGCCGAAGCGTTGCAGGTCGTAGTCCAGGTGCGGCACGTAGACCAGGGTCAGGTCCGGCGCGTGGTCGGCCAGGATCCGCTCGGCGGCCCGGCAGATCCACCGGGACGAGGGCAGCCCCGCGCCCGGCCCCCAGTAGGTGAAGAGCGGGAAGGTGCCGAGCCCGTCGGTGAGCACGTCGTGCAGCTCCGGCGGGTCGGTCCAGCAGTCCGGCTCCTTGCGGCCGTCGGCGTGGTAGACCGGCCGGGGGGTGACCGTCCAGTCCACGTCGGCGCCCATCGCGTACCACCAGCAGACGTTCGCCACCGTATAGCCGGGCTCCACCCGGCGGGCCGCCTGCCAGAGCTTCTCCCCGCCGACCAGCGCGTGGTGCTGCCGCCACAGCAGCACCTCGCCGAGGTCCCGGAAGTACCAGCCGTTGCCGACGATCCCGTGCCCCGACGGTGGCTCGCCGGTGAGGAAGGTGGACTGCACCGAGCAGGTCACGGCGGGCAGCACGGTGCCCAGCTCGGCGGCGAAGCCGGCCTCGGCGACCGCGCGCAGCCGGGGCATGTGCGCCAGCAGGCGCGGGGTCAGCCCGACCACGTCGAGGACCACCAGCCGCCGGCTCACCGCCGTACCCCCGTCCCGGCCGGGGTCGCGGCGGCGAGGCCGACCGCGACCAGCTCGTCGCGGGCGAAGGCCAGCTCGGCGGCGATCCCGGCGGCCAGCTCCGCGTCGGTGCGCGGCCGCCGCGCCGCCGGCAGCACCCCCCAGGTGTACGTCTCGACGTCGAGGTGGTCGCAGCCGGCGGCGGGGCCGGCGAAGAGCCCGGCGAGGGCGGCCCGCAGCACCGGCAGGGTGGAGCGCAGCGGCGGCTCCGGCGGCGCGTGCAGCGGCACGTGGTAGTGCACCCGCCACGGCCCGGGCAGCCGCGCGTCGAGGGCGGCGTCCAGGTCGTCGGCCG from Micromonospora kangleipakensis includes these protein-coding regions:
- a CDS encoding alkaline phosphatase family protein, which produces MSRRLVVLDVVGLTPRLLAHMPRLRAVAEAGFAAELGTVLPAVTCSVQSTFLTGEPPSGHGIVGNGWYFRDLGEVLLWRQHHALVGGEKLWQAARRVEPGYTVANVCWWYAMGADVDWTVTPRPVYHADGRKEPDCWTDPPELHDVLTDGLGTFPLFTYWGPGAGLPSSRWICRAAERILADHAPDLTLVYVPHLDYDLQRFGPNSPRAAAAAAELDAVLAPLLDAARAKDATVVALSEYGITDVSRPVDVNRLLRAEGLLRVYTQAGMEYLDPWTSRAFAVADHQVAHVYVRDPADVPAVAKLCAGLPGVAEVLDADGQAGYGLDHARSGELVLVAEPDAWFTYYYWLDDARAPDFARLVEIHRKPGYDPAELFFDPAAPAAAKRRAAVALARKKLGLRYLMSVVGLDAGARAVRGSHGRLPADPADGPVLLCSDPSVARDRLAATDVKALLLQLAGLAREAP